From the genome of Solanum dulcamara chromosome 12, daSolDulc1.2, whole genome shotgun sequence:
aaaaagcctaaaatgtccttgaactattgaaaatggtacaaaaatactCTTCATTCATCTATTGGGCCTACAATGCCCTTGAAATCtacctttaggtccaaaaatgatattttttttaacgaAAAAAGGCATGAGAGACATTTTTGTATCATTTCCAATAGTTCGAGGGTATTTTAGGCTCcttcaataattaaaattttgttaaataaattttaatttataattaattttaaataattaaattataactaaTTGTTGACTGCCGCgtgattaaaaaatatttattcaaattatttaattaaaattttgttaaataaattttgatttataattaaattgtaaccaatagatgaccaccacatgtttaaaaaaattattcaaattatttaattaaaattatgttaaataaaaggtcatttttggacctaaaggtggatGGCAATGGcattaatttttagaattttatatgataatcatCCACCattaattccaaaaatgacattttctttaatataattttaattaaataatttaaataatttttttaaacacatgACAACCATCTAttagttacaatttaattatttaaaattaattataaatcaaaatttctttaatataattttaactaaataatttgaataattttcttaaatacgcgacgatcatctattggttacaatttaattatttaaaattaattataaatcaaaatttattgaacaaaattttaattatggaaAAGGGCATAAAATGCcttcgaactattgaaaatggtacaaaaatatcACTCATGTCCTTTTCCGTtaaagaaaatatcatttttggacctaaaggtggatgtcaaaggcattttaggcccaatagatggataaaggacatttttgtactattttcaatagtttgAGAACATTTTAGACCCTTTTTCATTGaaagtaaaattataaatatgagCAGTTAACTCTCTTAAATTTATtacctaaaaatataaataaaggataaaaataaaagaaatttccAACAACTCTCTTGAACATTAAAACAAATAACtcatttgaatttgaataaGAACtcaaaagttaaattattatgGACCATATGGAgtgtttttttgaaaaaattatttgattgagtgctttttaaaaaataattaccgattttagcgatattttttatttattaccatttatagcaatatatagcaatactatgataaatctacacttgtattaaaagtgaattatgcatacaatataaatatattataagtgttttaaaatatatattatatttgtgtagtaagaaactaacataatgtattataagtatattaaaatatgtgataaatgtattatccatctattaaacttgtattatatatgttttataaataattctctgcaatatgtattagaactgtattataaatattcagtgattttttttttattgctataaatagtaaatattttcttaatattgtatatttatgtaagtttccctattTTTTTGGGACAGTGCCGCCGTATAAATTGAGATAGATAGAACTTATTTGAATTGATCTTTACCTTTTGATTTATAAgccaaaagtcataagttagaaaATTTAACTTTTGACttatttctatcattttaacttaaaatcaaatacttataaatattttttaaatttatctaaacatttaaaaatattttaactttaaaatacttaaaataaatagaaCCAAGCCAAATAGCctcataaatcataatcaaataattataaaaataaagcaCCGTCAAATTTAAGTGAAAAACTCCCCACCCCCTGGAGTAAATAAAGAAACTAACCCttccattattttaaattttgaaaatccaCTGTATCAAAATAATTCAAACTCAGCCTCACCATTGTTTGTTCCTCATTTCTCACTCCTTCTTCTTTGtcttaaagaagaagaaatgaagtTTCACATATCTAtacaataatacaataatagtaGCAATAAGTGAAGCTGAGTCGTTGAAGCTTCTCTCACTACCATTTTTTACTTCAAAAAAAtccattaaatttttctttcttcttcttcttcttcaatctcCATCCAACCGTATTAATGTTTACTGCAAAATGCACGTTTGAGTTTAGCTTAAGCTTCAGCTTGAGCTTTGGTTGTTAAtggcatcatcatcatcatcatcatcgaaAGGGCGAAGTAGTTCACCATTTCACTACCGTAAACCTTCAACTCCttactcttcatcttcttcatcttcatcttcaatcATGAACGGTCGGATGTTGCCACGATCATATTCCTCATCAACGACGTCGTTTTATGGCTCCGGGAATACCTACAATTCCAGATCCATGACTCCAAGTCACAGTCGTTCCGATTCGGTGTACTCACAAGGTTATGAAAATCGTACGCCAGTGAGTTATCCATCCGAAGAGGAGATGATTGATGAACCAGTTGATGTTTCTAGATCCGGAGATAGTATTTCTGTGACCGTTAGGTTTCGGCCAATGAGGTCAGTTCTGGATCTAATTTTAGATATATGTACACTACAGCTGAACTTTAAGGGACAATGTAGTAAGTATTTGAATTGTTGTAATTATGGTGACAGTGAACGAGAATATCACAAGGGCGATGAAATTGCGTGGTATGCAGATGGTGGTAAAACTGTGCGAAACGAGTATAATCCAGCCACAGCCTATGCATTTGGTACAATTCTAGGCTCTTTTGCTTACGAATTAGATTTTCCTTCaatttcttatagttatttTGGTAATGTTTGCTTTGATGCTGGGTAGATAGAGTGTTTGGACCTCAAACAAGTACTCAGGATGTTTATGAAGTAGCTGCTCAACCTGTGGTTAAGGCTGCAATGGAAGGCATACATggtatttttttctctagaCTGATTTGTTATCATTTATGTGTGACACACTGGGCTGTCCGATTTAATTGCATTGATCTGTTTTTTTCCTTCCTATTTTGACATGAGACCTGCTGATTGTGCAGGCACAGTATTTGCTTATGGAGTTACAAGTAGTGGAAAGACACACACTATGCATGTAAGTTAATTTCCTTTTGTGttatatctttttttccttgaaTTGAAAGAAAGTTCACTGACTCTGGTACATTGCCAATGAACTGTCTAGGAACTTTTTGTCATTAACTTGGTTAAATTGTAGTTTCTTCCTTCGTTTTCCTCTTTTCTAATTGAAGTTGTTTTTCTAGCCCCATCCCCACTCCGCCCAAGTGCACAAGTTATTGTTATATGAACGTTAATTTTGGGATCTTGTTTTCAACAGGGAGATCACAATACTCCAGGCATAATTCCTTTGGCGATAAAGGATGTTTTTAGCATCATTCAAGATGTAAGTAATCTCGGAAGTTTACCTCATTCTGAAAATTTGGTGCTGCATTTTTTTTGTCTAGCATGACACCTAAGAGCAATATGTCATTATTCGATTTTCTCAACCATCTTTCCATGAGGATTGAGGAACCATGCTTGTTTCAAGTACTAATTGATTATTCCACGGGAAATGTGACCTACTCTTGAAATTTTCAGACTCCTGGACGCGAATTCTTACTTCGGGTGTCGTATATTGAAATCTACAATGAGGTTAGTATGGTGCAAATCAACAGATAATTTCACTTACAATGTAGTGACATTGATTAGAAAGAGTAACAACCATTGTGCTTTGCGTGGTTGTTCCTGCATTTATGAGTTTGTTGCGATGCTACTTGTGTTTAGATTTTGAGCTCATGTCCTTCACAGCTGCATCATAAACTTCTCCGATACAATGTGAAATACTGTTTAGTGTATATTTAACATCTGTCTTTATAAACTTGTCACTTCTAGACATTTCTATTTTTCTCATACCAATTTTTACCACAATTAATTTGTGTACTCTCTGTATTTATGATGTCAGGTTATTAATGACTTGCTGGACCCTACTGGCCAGAATTTGCGTGTCAGGGAAGATGCACAGGTTTTTGTGCTAATAAGACTTGCTTTTTAGGGGCATTTGGCATGGCTTTTCTATTTGTTTCTATAAAGCCAGTTTTCCTTGAAGTTATGATTCTGGTCATTTTGATGTTTCTTTGACATTTTTTGAGAACATTGTTTCATATGAGGGATCTGGATGTAGTGCTGTACCTATAGatcatttaagaaaataatagaaaacaATTGCACAAAAATAATGATGTCTCTGAACTGATCGTCACTAGCTTGTGAGTAAATTTAGCTTATACTGTTGTACACCTCATAAATATCTTGAGTCGCTAGTAACCCTGAAAGTGAATCAAGAAACAAACTGAAGCTAACATATGTTACATTTAGGATGTTCGCTCCATATTGTTCTTTTCATCACCTAAGCTATAGTTCCTAAGGGTTCCTCTAGCTTTTCTGCCTAGGTATTAGGTTTAAGATGTTTGTTCATATTGGGTTTTTTCACCACCTAAGCAACAGATTCTGAGTTTTCCTCTCTATTTTTTCCTTGTTACAGTTGTTTATGCTGCTGTTTATAGTTGATTCTAGTATTAAGGTATAGTTCTTGATATTTCACACATGACATTAATATGCAGGGTACTTATGTTGAGGGTATAAAGGAGGAAGTTGTTTTGTCACCCGGCCATGCTCTTTCATTCATTGCTGCTGGGGAAGGTAATTATTCTACATGTCCAATTCTTTCTCTCCAAACACCGTTGTTGACGGCTAAGACATGTTACATAcaatttatattgatttttatcTTTTGTATTGCAGAGCACCGTCACGTTGGTTCAAATAATTTCAATTTGTTCAGTAGCCGTAGTCACACAATATTTTCTTTAGTAAGTAGCTCAAGATGGTCCATTGTTATAAATTTTCTTTGTTCAACCTGGAATGCTGCTAAGTTACTGAAGGGAAATATGTGAATTATCCCTGTTGAATCTGATTATTAAGTGGCTGTTAATTTAAACTGGGGTGCTAACTTGATAATCATCCTTGGGAACTCTGATTGGTGATTGGATATATTTCATCAGAAAGGCTATGGAAGCAAGTTCTAAAGCACATAAGGGGATTAAATTACAGAACTTTTGGTTTGTTATGGACATTCCATTTCTCTGGAATATTTATCCTGGTCATTAATATACCGTATCCTATCTATTGCTCTAATTATATCAAAGTCTGCTGTCATAGTCTTCAGTTTGGTTACTTTATAGTTCTCCCTCCCTActtgaaattttcaaaattcacATTGTGCTTGGTTTTTGTAGTCCTATCTTATTATGTCCACTTGCTTGCACATTTTGCAGATGATTGAAAGTAGTGCCCATGGTGATGAGTATGATGGAGTGATCTTCTCACAGCTCGTATGACTAATTGCACTGTTTGTTCAGTATTCAAATGTCAACGCTTACATTATAGCATCTcactcttttccttttttgccCCTTAGAACCTGATTGATTTAGCAGGGTCTGAGAGCTCTAAAACTGAAACAACGGGATTACGGAGAAAGGAAGGATCATATATAAACAAAAGTCTGCTGACTCTAGGAACTGTATGTACTTTAAGCATCCCTAATTGACCATTTCTATGATGGTTCCTGACAATAATTGTATAATGGCATAGTTGTCGTAATTCAGTTTCTCGTCCTTGCTTAGCATAATGATTGACATATTACTTTTCAGGTTGTGCTAAAGATTATAATAATCTGATTGTAAAGCTGATGCATTAATTGTTCTTTCATGTATTAGGTCATTGGAAAACTAAGTGAGGGGAAGGCATGTCATGTTCCTTATCGAGATTCTAAGCTTACTCGCCTACTCCAATCATCGCTGAGTGGACATGGACATGTTTCTGTGAGTATGATGAGTGCATACAAGGAGTTCTATCTATTCTGCATATCTTTTATTTGTTCAGCTTTAATGATATGCAATTGTGCATCTTTAGCCTCTTAGCTccccatttcttttcttttaaataaaaaatgaggCACACTTTTTCCATCTGATATTCACGGTGCTTGTTTTGACATTAATTGCTTCACAGCTATGATGGCTAATTTCTCCCTTTTTTTGTTATCTGCAGCTCATATGTACTGTTACTCCTGCTTCAAGCAATATGGAGGAAACACATAATACGTTGAAGTTTGCAAGTAGGGCTAAACGTGTTGAAATTTATGCATCACGCAACCAGGTTTGCCCTTTTAGCATCACTTCTGTTCTGTAGAATTGCAATAGAGAAGGCTGACAGTTCGATATGTAATTGTTTCAGATAATTGATGAGAAGTCTCTGATTAAGAAATATCAGAGGGAAATATCATGTCTGAAACAAGAACTTGATCAGCTAAGAAGGGGGATGCTTGTAGGTGTCAATCATGAAGAAGTTTTGAACTTGAGACAGCAGGtatgatttaaagttaaatGATGTGTTAAAAAGACTATAGGTAGATGTGATTGCGTCAAATTAATTGCATGTTTAATATATGTACCCTATTAGCTTCTTTAGAGTGTTCTTTTAACGTGAATGGGTTCTGTACTGAATTACTTATTCTCGTTCATTTTACAGTTGGAAGAGGGACAAGTGAAAATGCAATCAAGAttggaagaggaagaggaagagaaggCAGCTCTACTTAGTCGGATACAGAGGCTAACTAAACTGATCCTTGTTTCTTCAAAGAATTCAACTCCCGGTCATTTGGGTGATGTTGCTGCTCAACAAAGGAGTCTTTCTGCTTCTGAAGATGATGTAAGCTTCTCTTTGTCGTATTATCATGAGTTGTTTTCTTCAATTCCAATCTTTCTTTGCTCAGCCTCTGTGCATAGTTTCTGGATTTTAACCTAGATTATTGCTTTAAGATTCTGAAATTGGTTATGCACTGTCAAAGATGGTTAATTAATCATTGCTATATTCTCCATTCAACTGGCTCAGCTCATTATTATTGGAATGGAATATAAACTATTCCTCTCGTTGTTATAAACTATTTCTCTcattgtttcttttctttccaGTATTATTTGGGCAGACATTCTCTGCCTTTATCTGATCTAGGGTAGAACTCTTTTTTTTGTATTGAAATCTTCTATTTTTGACCTTTCCTTCAGAAAATGGACAGTTTTATGCTCACAGATAGCGAGAATCAGAAAGACCCTTTGCCAGATAGTTCTGATTTAAAACACAAAAGATCCTCTAGCAAGTGGAATGATGATGTATCACAGGCTGGAAGTACCATAGTATGTTGTCTCTGCTTTCTCTTTGTTTCACAATTTATTCACTTTTAAGTGGAGGCTGCTTATTTAGTtgttcataattcaatttgcCAATTGAGTGCATGTGAATCTTAATCCTTTTCACGGACTCGAAAGATTTGCAATTCAACATTTGCAGTTGGTCTTATTCATTAAGATGAATTTATTTTACTGAAAACTGCAACTTCTAAGACAGAGAGTACTGAGGTCTGCTGAAGCTTTAAGCACAAAGCGCAAATCAGGCACACATTTCAGCGgtgcaaatgaaaaaaaaaaagaatatttggaAAGCAACTGAAGTTAGCTCTATATCAAACAACATTGTAAGGGCAAATGAATAGAAATGTATGAGCAAAACTATATCAATCAAGTTAAGAACTCATTTTGAAATTTGGTTAGATTAAAAATGATGCAAATTTAAGTATTAATTCAACTATTTTTCTTACTTTgtattacataattttcataaTCATTTCTATAATCATCCTTTAAGTTTcctttataattaaaatattgagttaGCATTAATACTTGCCTTTAGTGCGGCCGCTTTAGAAAGCATGGCTTTGGCTCTGAGGCGCATGCCTTAGCATCTTGGTGCATGCACTGAATCATCACCTAAGCGAGGTGAAATGCTTAACCTTTGATGTACCGTAGCTTCAGGGCTTATATGTGCCTCAACCATGTATTTCACCAATAAATGCcggccaaggtcattttcattgTCCAGAATTTGACATTAGCTATTTATATATCTTGCAGAAGTTTCAAATTAAACAAACATCGATCCAGATATGAAATTTTAATACTCTCACAATTTTGTAGCAGGATTGAGAAGTTGTGTGGTTCTGTAGCTTTATGATAGTTTTCTTATAGGCCAATCATGTTCGCCAATCATGTTCGCCTAATGGAAATTGGTTTCTGGATAAAGAATGGGATAAGGACGGTTTATAAACCATGCCTCCCTTATCTGGAATTTGGTTTAGCTTTGCGCGGGGGTACAACTCCTTACTCATGTTGGGCGTTTGACTGCTTGGATCACAATCCCATGGATGCGACATGGAAATACTATTTTATCCTTTCTATCTTGGCCTTAGCATTCACCACAGCTTATGCCATCTCACTCACCACCTTAAGCATGATTGATCATCAGCTGTCTCCCTCTTTCTTATCtaaatttgttttttatttcttttactttaataataataattgtataCATAATAagcatattttaaaaagaaatttatgAACGCATGTCATCTACAATAGTACATACCAAACCAATTATACAATTTACCCAATCAAATTGACAACCCCCTAGGCCCCAATAGATGAGAATTTATTAAGCGAGTTATATAGCTGACCTCAACTAGCTTTGATTGATTGGTTGATATTCCACAATCCCATCTCTCCCAATTCGTTCACGATCTCCTTTGCTAATGATTCGTTCACTATGATCTAATAATGTTATAATCCATTTTTAACTTTCAATTGACTAAATGATCCTATGGGTTTGGGGAAATGCTTATTTGCTTATATCTAATGTCAGTATAGCTGAAACATCTTTCTAGTGCTTTGTCTGATACGTTGAACAAATTGTATGTGGGGAAACATGATGATTTTGCCTGTTCTGTTTGAATACAGGAAGGTATCTCCATGTCAGATGAAATGGACCTCCTGGCTGAGCAAGTTAAGATGCTTAGCGGAGAGATTGCATTCAGCAGCAGTACATTGAAGCGGTTGATGGAGCAATCTGTAAATGATCCTGAGAGTTCAAGAAATCAAGTATATATCTGTTGTTATTCTTTTTCAATCTTCAAAACAATTTGATGGTTAAGTTGAATGGGACAATGATTTGTTTGACTGCTATAACCTACTGTGGGTAATGAGGGTCTCTTTTAGATTTTCTTCCAAAAGGCAGTCTTTTTACTATTCTACTGTTGGATATGAATTTATCATTTGATTCATATCACAAAATTCAAGGTTCTGTGTCTCTCTGTTAAGTTTCGAACTTATTCTCTTCTAGTGTCATTACCAAAATGATAAAGCATCTCCAATATTTGAAGTCCCCAGGCTTTTTATGTCATAATCACAGGAAGTAGAGTTGGGTTCTTTATAAATGTTCTGTTCTTCCTTAAGCAATTTAGCTGCATGGATGGAAGTTACTTATTTGTTTATATTGTCTATGTAATTGTGTATTTGTGCTTAGGATCAAGATTCTTATGCTAGCCCCTATGACAGATTGAAAATTTAGAGCGTGAAATCCAAGAAAAGAGAAATCAAATGAGGATGCTGGAACAGCGCATTGTTGAAAACGGTGAAGCGTCAGTTTCAAAAGCATCATTAGTTGAAATGCAGCAGGTGACCTCGTGTTATCATTTTTGGCctcattgtttttcttttttcctttcaaatttgtGTGTCTCATATTTCTCTCTTTAGCAGACTCTGATGAAATTGATGACACAGTATAGTCAGACGGGCTTTGAGCTTGAGGTTTGTAGCAGATAAGAGTTTATTGACGCCTTTCTCCTTTTAAGAAAAGACAAAGAAGACAAATCTAAGAAATTTGTCATTGTTGTTACAATCTGAGTAGCTATCTCTATTCTGAGCTGTTTACAAGTTGATCCTCTGATGCAGATAAAATCAGCGGACAATAGGATTCTTCAGGAGGAGCTGCAAAACAAGGTCAGATAGCAGTGCTATTTATCTTCACTGCAAATCAAATATTTGTCAGTGTTATTTTGTTGATCTTGGATTTAATTTCAagctattaattattttttcccaAGAATAATGTGGCTGTTATCTTTTTGTTGTTTCCAGTGTTCAGAGAACAAGGAACTGCAGGAAAAGATATATCATCTTGAGCAGCAGCTGCTTGCAGTCAAGGCTGAAAAGTCCTACCCATCATTGGAACAACGTGTATCTGCCGAATATGTTGATGAACTTAGAAAGAAAATTCAGTCCCAGGtgatttttatatcatttttctaACAATGACTTCAGTGAACTGGTACCCTTGTAGCAAATATTTGATACAGATAGTGTCCATTCCCAGTGTTTAGGAAGGTGGGGAGTATCTGAAGCCTTAAACCAAACTCCTGACAGTATATGTTGCATCGGTCATTGATGTGATGAAACGACTTCTTTTCTTAATATAATTTCTCTATTGATGGTCTCTTTACAGAGCcatatcaatatttaattaaagataAGTTACAAAGGAGGGATCATGTGAACCTGTGCTACCTCCAGAGTCTAGATatgtcacatgtacaaacctCCTTGCATCAAAATGAATGCAAGCGAAAACTAACAATTCTCACATGATATT
Proteins encoded in this window:
- the LOC129875545 gene encoding kinesin-like protein KIN-7D, mitochondrial isoform X1; translated protein: MASSSSSSSKGRSSSPFHYRKPSTPYSSSSSSSSSIMNGRMLPRSYSSSTTSFYGSGNTYNSRSMTPSHSRSDSVYSQGYENRTPVSYPSEEEMIDEPVDVSRSGDSISVTVRFRPMSEREYHKGDEIAWYADGGKTVRNEYNPATAYAFDRVFGPQTSTQDVYEVAAQPVVKAAMEGIHGTVFAYGVTSSGKTHTMHGDHNTPGIIPLAIKDVFSIIQDTPGREFLLRVSYIEIYNEVINDLLDPTGQNLRVREDAQGTYVEGIKEEVVLSPGHALSFIAAGEEHRHVGSNNFNLFSSRSHTIFSLMIESSAHGDEYDGVIFSQLNLIDLAGSESSKTETTGLRRKEGSYINKSLLTLGTVIGKLSEGKACHVPYRDSKLTRLLQSSLSGHGHVSLICTVTPASSNMEETHNTLKFASRAKRVEIYASRNQIIDEKSLIKKYQREISCLKQELDQLRRGMLVGVNHEEVLNLRQQLEEGQVKMQSRLEEEEEEKAALLSRIQRLTKLILVSSKNSTPGHLGDVAAQQRSLSASEDDKMDSFMLTDSENQKDPLPDSSDLKHKRSSSKWNDDVSQAGSTIEGISMSDEMDLLAEQVKMLSGEIAFSSSTLKRLMEQSVNDPESSRNQIENLEREIQEKRNQMRMLEQRIVENGEASVSKASLVEMQQQTLMKLMTQYSQTGFELEIKSADNRILQEELQNKCSENKELQEKIYHLEQQLLAVKAEKSYPSLEQRVSAEYVDELRKKIQSQDIENGKLKLEHVQIVEENSGLHVQNQKLSEEALYAKELASAAAVELKNLAGEVTKLSLQNGKLEKELLAAREMLNSRSSIAQTGNVGNRKHGENLRPGRRGRISGRGSEIPGAIHDDFNTWDLDPEDLKMELQARKQREVALEAILSGKEVVEDEYRKKVEEGKKREAALENDLANMWVLVAQLKKESGARQDSKLAAERQNVEDSLNDVKINDINHKEPILADSLSVNHIAEAPKEEPLVARLKARMQEMKEKEHRYLGNGDANSHVCKVCFESPTTAMLLPCRHFCLCKSCSLACFECPICRTKIVDRIFAFT
- the LOC129875545 gene encoding kinesin-like protein KIN-7D, mitochondrial isoform X2; this translates as MASSSSSSSKGRSSSPFHYRKPSTPYSSSSSSSSSIMNGRMLPRSYSSSTTSFYGSGNTYNSRSMTPSHSRSDSVYSQGYENRTPVSYPSEEEMIDEPVDVSRSGDSISVTVRFRPMSEREYHKGDEIAWYADGGKTVRNEYNPATAYAFDRVFGPQTSTQDVYEVAAQPVVKAAMEGIHGTVFAYGVTSSGKTHTMHGDHNTPGIIPLAIKDVFSIIQDTPGREFLLRVSYIEIYNEVINDLLDPTGQNLRVREDAQGTYVEGIKEEVVLSPGHALSFIAAGEEHRHVGSNNFNLFSSRSHTIFSLMIESSAHGDEYDGVIFSQLNLIDLAGSESSKTETTGLRRKEGSYINKSLLTLGTVIGKLSEGKACHVPYRDSKLTRLLQSSLSGHGHVSLICTVTPASSNMEETHNTLKFASRAKRVEIYASRNQIIDEKSLIKKYQREISCLKQELDQLRRGMLVGVNHEEVLNLRQQLEEGQVKMQSRLEEEEEEKAALLSRIQRLTKLILVSSKNSTPGHLGDVAAQQRSLSASEDDKMDSFMLTDSENQKDPLPDSSDLKHKRSSSKWNDDVSQAGSTIEGISMSDEMDLLAEQVKMLSGEIAFSSSTLKRLMEQSVNDPESSRNQIENLEREIQEKRNQMRMLEQRIVENGEASVSKASLVEMQQTLMKLMTQYSQTGFELEIKSADNRILQEELQNKCSENKELQEKIYHLEQQLLAVKAEKSYPSLEQRVSAEYVDELRKKIQSQDIENGKLKLEHVQIVEENSGLHVQNQKLSEEALYAKELASAAAVELKNLAGEVTKLSLQNGKLEKELLAAREMLNSRSSIAQTGNVGNRKHGENLRPGRRGRISGRGSEIPGAIHDDFNTWDLDPEDLKMELQARKQREVALEAILSGKEVVEDEYRKKVEEGKKREAALENDLANMWVLVAQLKKESGARQDSKLAAERQNVEDSLNDVKINDINHKEPILADSLSVNHIAEAPKEEPLVARLKARMQEMKEKEHRYLGNGDANSHVCKVCFESPTTAMLLPCRHFCLCKSCSLACFECPICRTKIVDRIFAFT
- the LOC129875545 gene encoding kinesin-like protein KIN-7D, mitochondrial isoform X3; the protein is MEGIHGTVFAYGVTSSGKTHTMHGDHNTPGIIPLAIKDVFSIIQDTPGREFLLRVSYIEIYNEVINDLLDPTGQNLRVREDAQGTYVEGIKEEVVLSPGHALSFIAAGEEHRHVGSNNFNLFSSRSHTIFSLMIESSAHGDEYDGVIFSQLNLIDLAGSESSKTETTGLRRKEGSYINKSLLTLGTVIGKLSEGKACHVPYRDSKLTRLLQSSLSGHGHVSLICTVTPASSNMEETHNTLKFASRAKRVEIYASRNQIIDEKSLIKKYQREISCLKQELDQLRRGMLVGVNHEEVLNLRQQLEEGQVKMQSRLEEEEEEKAALLSRIQRLTKLILVSSKNSTPGHLGDVAAQQRSLSASEDDKMDSFMLTDSENQKDPLPDSSDLKHKRSSSKWNDDVSQAGSTIEGISMSDEMDLLAEQVKMLSGEIAFSSSTLKRLMEQSVNDPESSRNQIENLEREIQEKRNQMRMLEQRIVENGEASVSKASLVEMQQQTLMKLMTQYSQTGFELEIKSADNRILQEELQNKCSENKELQEKIYHLEQQLLAVKAEKSYPSLEQRVSAEYVDELRKKIQSQDIENGKLKLEHVQIVEENSGLHVQNQKLSEEALYAKELASAAAVELKNLAGEVTKLSLQNGKLEKELLAAREMLNSRSSIAQTGNVGNRKHGENLRPGRRGRISGRGSEIPGAIHDDFNTWDLDPEDLKMELQARKQREVALEAILSGKEVVEDEYRKKVEEGKKREAALENDLANMWVLVAQLKKESGARQDSKLAAERQNVEDSLNDVKINDINHKEPILADSLSVNHIAEAPKEEPLVARLKARMQEMKEKEHRYLGNGDANSHVCKVCFESPTTAMLLPCRHFCLCKSCSLACFECPICRTKIVDRIFAFT